From Xanthomonas citri pv. mangiferaeindicae:
GGCCGCGCTGCCGTCGGCGACGTAGTCGAACTCGTTGAGCAGCACGATGTCCGGGCGCACCCGTTGCAGCACCGCGGCGACCTTGCGCGCGCCTGCGTCTTCGCCCTGCAGGCGTTGCAGCAAGCCGCCGGGTGCGTCGCTGTTGAGCGAGGTGTTGTAGGTGGCGATGCGCAGCGCGCCGGCGGCCGGCGCGGGCGGCGAGGTCGTGGTCGGGCGGTCGCCGTGCACATGGACCCGGACGCAGGCGGCCAGCCCCAGCGCAACGACGACGAGCAGCAACCAAAGCATGCCGCGCCTCATCGCGCCCACGCCGTCATCGCGCGCCACTGGCGCCCGTCGAAGCCTTCGAGCGGCTGGAAATTGCGTTTGTAGTCCATCTTGCGGTGTCCTTCGATCCAATAGCCAAGATACAGATACGCGCGTCCCTCGCGGCGGGCCCAGGCGATCTGCTGCAGGATCGCCAGTGTGCCCAGGCCACGTGTCGATTCGTCGGGGTCGAAGAAGGTGTACACCGCCGAGAGCGCATCGTCGGCCAGGTCGGTGACCGCCACCGCGACCAGCCGGCCGTGCAGCCGCAGTTCCAGCAGGCGGCCCTCGTTCCAGCGCCCGATCAGGAACTGGTCGAACTCCGCCGCGCCGTGGTCGTCCATCCCGCCGTCGACGTGGCGCGCGCGCAGGTAGCGCTGGTACAGCGCCAGACGCTCGTCGTTGCGCCCGGCCGGCAGGATGCGCGCGGTGATGTCGGCGTTGCGCGCCAGGGTCCGGCGCTGGCTGCGATTGGGCACGAAGGCGGCGACCGGAATGCGCACCGCGACGCAGGCCCGGCACGCCCCGCAGTGCGGCCGGTAGAGCAGGTCGCCGGATCGGCGGAAGCCCCAGCGCAGCGCTTGCGGATAGGCCAGCGGCAGGCGGGGATCCTCGGGGTCGAGCACCAGATCTCGGGCCACGCGCTCGGGCCAGTAGCCGCAGGCGTGCGCACCGCTGTGGAACAGGCGCAGCTCGTCCGCGACCGCGGCATCCGGAGGGTGGGGGCGGGGCTGTGACGGCATCGGGTCAGGATAGCGCCGGTCGTCGCAACGGATGCGACTGTGCCCGCCGTCTGCCGGCTGAACCGGCCCGGGGCGGCGTCAACGTCAGACGCGGCGGGCGCGTTGATCGATGCACAGGGCGGCGCCGTGCCGTCCACAACGGGAACCCCCACATGCACAAGACCCTGCTCTCGGCGGCGCTGCTCGCCGCACTGACCCTCGCTGCCGGCATCGCGTCGGCCCGTTCGCCGGCCGTGGCCGAGGGCGCGACGCCCTCCGGCCCCGAGGCGGCAGCGCATCGCGGCCATGGCCGCCCTGAACTGCCCCGCGATCCGGTCGACGCGTTGGCGCGCCTGGACACCGATGGCGATGGCCGCATCAGCCGGGCCGAGGCCGAGGCGGGGCAACAGGCCTGGCAGGCGCGACACGAGGCCCGATTGGCCGCGCATGCAGCGCGCGAGGGTGATGCGGCGCGGCCGGCGGACCGCGGTGCACGCAAGCCGCACGGCGGACCGCACGGAGCGCATGCGCGTGGCGGACGTGGCTTCGATCTGGTCGCCGACTTCGCGTCGATCGACCGCGATGGCGATGGCTATTTGACCCGCAGCGAACTGCGACGCTGGCATGACGCCAAGCGGGCCGAACGTCGCACCGAGGGCGAGCGTCGCTTCGATGCGATGTTCCGCGCCGCCGATCTCAACGGCGACGGCCGGCTGAGTCGGGTCGAGGTCGACGAGGCGATGCCGCGGCTGGCCGAGCGCTTCGCCTGGTTCGACGAAAACCGCGACGGCACGCTGAGCCGGGAGGAACTTCGGGCCGCTCGGCCGCAGCGCTGAAGAAGCCGAGCCGGAGGCGTCGCATCACGCGACGCCTTCGGGGCGGCCATGTGCACGGCATGCAAGCGCATGCGCATCGGCGTGCACGATCGGCCGGCACGCCATCGAACGCGGCCGGCAAGTGCGGCCGCTGCGATCAATGCCCGCGCAGTCCGACGATCACCAGCATCCCGATCACCATCAGATTGCCCAGCAGCATGCCGGTGCGGCCGAAGGTCAGCTCATAGATCCGTGCGCGCCGCCGCGCCCCGGCCGGGTCGCGCGCGGCATCGCGGGCGAGCAGGGGATTCATCAGCCGCGGCAACCGGGTCAATGCCGGCAACGTGATCGCGGCCAACAAGGTCACGGTCGCGATGCAGAACGCGGTGTAGCTGTTGCCCGAGACCGCATACGCCAGGCCCACGAAGGCACCGCCGATCACCGAGGCCAGCATCCAGCGATCGTAGAAGCGCAGCAGCGCGCGCCGTTCGTCGTCGGTGTCGGTGTACTGCAGCAGCAGCTTGCGGCACAGCCACCAGGTCAGCGCGCCGAACACCAGGCTGGCGCCGGCGGCACCGGCCGAACCGAACAGTGCCTTGCCGGCGACGCCGCCGCCGATCGTGCCGCCGGCTGCGCCCGCCGCCAGCGCCGGCTTGGCGAAGCTGCCCAGTCCGGCCACGACCAGCACGGTGAACGCGGTGCCGGGCGCGGAGCCTTCGGCGAAATCGCGGAAGCGTGCGATCAGGTCCTCGCGCAGGCTGCGCCGCGCGCGTGACAGGCGTTTGCGTACGGCTGCGTCCGACAGACCGAGCAGCGCGGCGACCTGCCGGGAATTGCCGCCCTCGCGGTAGTACAGCAGCAACACTTCGCGGCTGTCGTCGGGCAGCTCGGAGATCAGGTCGGCAGCCACGCGCCCGCTTTCGTCGTCGATGATCCGCTGCATCGGGCAGCTATCGGGATCGGCGGCCTGTGCGATCGCAAGGTCTGCGACCTCACCGGCGACCAGCCGGTCGCGGCGCGCGCGCAAATGGTCGCGTGCGAGGTTGCGGGTGATCTGGCGCAGCCACGGCAGGAAGCTGGTCGGGTTCTGCAGCCGTCCGAGCTGCTGCCAGGCCTTGAGATAGGCCTCCTGGGCGATGTCCTGGCTGGCCTGTACGTCGCGGGTGATCGCCAGCGCGATCGCGGTCGTCGCGTTCTGGCTCAGCCGCACGATCCGCCCGTACGCGGCCTGGTCGCCGCCGCGCGCGGCCGGCAGTTCCAGATGGATCCGGTCTTCGAGGCTCGGGTCGGCGGCAATCGCGGACATCGGTCGCTTCCAGCTGAGGGTCTACCCAGGACGCATCCGGGCGGCCGGATGTGACCGGCCGGCCGATCATGCCGCATCCACGCGGCCGCGCGCAGCGGCTGGCGGTGAGACCTGCGCTACTTCGCCGGCGCGAAGCGCCAGTCGCGGTCCTGTCGCTGGACATCGAAGGTACGCGTGATCACGCCCTGGGCGGCGTCGCTGCCGCCGTTCGACAACTCGACCGTGCCCCGGCCCGAGCCGTCGGTGCGGTAGTTGTGGATCTCCAGCCACGCGGCCTGGCCGTCGCCGCCTGTGCAGGCCGAGGCCGGCAGCACCTGCGCATAGCCGGCCTCGAGCTCGGCCAGCAGCGGGGCGGTCGGGGTGTCGCCGTCGACGGCCACGCAGACCGGCCCCGATTGCGCGCGCAGCGCGTCGGCGAGCAGGGTGGCGGCCAGCGCCTGCGGCACCGGGATGCGGTGGACACCGGCCTCGACTGTCTGCGGCAGCATGTCCAGCGACGGTCCCTGCGCGACGGGCGGCGCGATGTCGGGCGTCGGGGCCGGCGCGTCGGGCGAGGGCCGCGACCACCAGGACAGCCCGATCACCACGACCGCACCACCCAGCAGCGCATAGCGAATCTTCGCCGCCCGGCTCAGGCCCCGGCGCGGTGGCGGTGCATTGTCGGCCGCGAACGTCAGCTCGCCCTGCGCCAGGTAGCTGCGCGTCGAGGGCTGGGTCTGCAGCAGGCCGGTGTCGCGCAGCAGCGCGCGCGCGCGGGGCTGGTCCTCCGAGCGCGTCACCCACACCGCGGGGCGGGGCCGGCGGCCTGGTCGCGATAGCTGAAGGTGCCGCGTCGGTTGCCCTTGTACGAGCGGCCGTTGCTGATCTGCACCTCGATGCCTTCGGCGCGCAGCATGTCGGCGACGCGCTCGACATTTTCCAGGCGCGCGCTGGAGAAGACCTGGCGCATGTCAGTCGGCCGCCGGCGGGGTGTCGGGGCGCACGCGGATCATGCCTTCCTGCGCGCTGCTGGCGACCAGGCGCCCGGTGCGGTCGAAGATCTGGCCGCGGGCCAGGCCGCGCGCATCCTGCGCGCTCGGGCTGTCGAGCGAGTACAGCAGCCAGTCGTCGACCCGGAACGGACGATGGAACCACAGTGCGTGGTCGAGCGAAGCCATCTGCACATTCGG
This genomic window contains:
- a CDS encoding arginyltransferase; protein product: MPSQPRPHPPDAAVADELRLFHSGAHACGYWPERVARDLVLDPEDPRLPLAYPQALRWGFRRSGDLLYRPHCGACRACVAVRIPVAAFVPNRSQRRTLARNADITARILPAGRNDERLALYQRYLRARHVDGGMDDHGAAEFDQFLIGRWNEGRLLELRLHGRLVAVAVTDLADDALSAVYTFFDPDESTRGLGTLAILQQIAWARREGRAYLYLGYWIEGHRKMDYKRNFQPLEGFDGRQWRAMTAWAR